CGCGGGTTTCGGCAAGGGCCGCCGCGATTTCGGCGGCGATCGCGGAATTGCAGCCGAGCCCGATTGCGGTTCCACCCTGCTCCTCGATTAGTTCGGCGGTTTCGCGCGCGTCTTGCACATTGAGGTCCCACGCCGCCACGGCGATCCCGTCGCGCGCGAGGCGAAGGTCTATGGCCCTGCCAAGGCCGCGTGCAGCCCCGGTCACGATGGCGTTACGTTGCGTCATGCCTGTTCCATCCCCTGTCTGAAGATCGCCGTCAGCCGGCGAAACGCGGCTCGGCGCGGCCGCGCGCTCCAAGGTCTGAATAGCCCCTAGTTTTTCTAGCACTACTTTGGCAGAAATGTGATTTTTGGGATTCCCAAGGTGGGAAATCACTGATTCATAGGGAGCCAGCTTTTCTGGAGGCTGGCGATGGAAGCAGATTGGCGGAGCGAGCTGGAGGTATGGCTTGCGCCGTTTGCCACAGCGTTACGGAACAAGACGCGCCGTCGGATGTGTCCGGCTTACATTGCGGGGCTGATCGGCCCTGGGGATCGCAAGAGTGTTCAGCCCATAGCGGCACGAGACGACGAGGTCAGCTACGACCGGCTTCACCACTTCGTTAGCCGCGGCGTCTGGGACGAAGCTCCGCTGGAGGCGGCTCTGCTTGCTGAGGCCGACCGGCAGGTTGGGGGCGATAATGCCTGGCTGATCATCGACGATACGGCTTTGCCCAAGAAGGGTCGGCACTCGGTTGGCGTGGCGCCGCAGTATGCCTCGGCGCTCGGCAAGAACGCCAACTGCCAGACGCTGGTGTCGGTGACGCTGGCATCGCGTGAGGTACCTGTGATGGTGGGCTTGCGTCTGTTCCTGCCGGAGAGCTGGACGAGTGATGCGGCCCGCCTGGATCGCGCCGGGGTGCCTGCAGAACTGCGACGCTACCGGACCAAGCCGGAAATCGCGCTCGCTGAGATCGATAGGGTCCATGCCGCCGGTGTTCGCTTCGGCTGTGTCCTTGCCGATGCCGGATACGGTCTCTCTGCTCCCTTCCGGCAGGGCCTGAGCGAGCGGGGCCTCACGTGGGCTGTTGGCATCCCGTTCAAACAGAAGGTCTACCCCGCCGATGTCAGCATGGTCTTTCCCGTCGCCACTCAGGGGCGCCCGAGAAAGAACGCGATACCCGACATAACTTCGATCTCGGCGCAGACGATGCTTGAGACGGTACCGTGGCGCAAGGTCAGTTGGCGGCGCGGCACCAAAGGAAAACTCTCGGCCCGCTTCGCCGCTGTTCGGGTGCGTGTCGCAGACGGGCCACCGCAGCGTATCCACGATATGGGCGCCCAGCATCTGCCAGGCGAGGAAGTCTGGCTCGTGGGCGAACATCGCTCTACCGGCGAGCGCAAGTACTACCTCTCAAACTTGCCCGCCAACACGCCGATCAAGCAACTGGCCGGCGCGATCAAGGCGCGCTGGGTCTGCGAACAGGCACATCAGCAACTCAAGGAAGAACTCGGCCTGGACCACTTCGAGGGGCGTTCATGGAAAGGCCTGCATCGACACGCACTGATGTCCATGATCGCTCTCGCCTTCCTTCAGTCACTGCGGCTCAAGTTGGCCAAAGGGGGGAAAAAGAATCTCGGGCCCACCGCCGAAACCGAGCCTGCCGGCAATCAGGCAAGCCATCATTGACCGTCTCACCAGACCGCCGGACAAACCATGCCCGCACTGCGGCTGTCGACCCAGCGACCCTCCAAACCAAAATGTGCCAAAGTAGTGCTAGTCATCTGAATCTAAAGTTCGCCGCATAATGTACGTTCTGCGGTTTGGCAGAAGCGCTTGACGGAGGCGAGGATCTCGTCGGCCGACTTGGTCCACCGGTATGGCTTCGGGTTCTCATTGTGGCGTTCAATGAAGGTGCGGATGTCCTGCTCCAGCTCGCTGGTGGAGGTATGGACACCGCGCTTCAACTGCTTGCGGGTGAGCTCTGCAAACCAACGTTCGACCTGGTTGATCCAGGATGCCGAGGTCGGCGTGAAATGGACGTGGTAATGCGGCCGACGAGCGAGCCATGTCCGAACCAGCGCGGTTTTGTGGGTGGCGTAATTGTCCATGATGATGTGGACATCGAGGTCGGGCGGCACCTGCGCGTCGATCTGCTTGAGAAAGTCGAGAAACTCGGCGGCGCGGTGCCGCTTGTAGCATTTCCCGATGACAAAGCCCGAGGCGATATCAAGCGCGGCGAAGAGTGAGGTCGTGCCATGGCGGACGTAGCTGTGCGTGCGACGCTCGGGCATGCCGGGCATCATCGGCAGGACCGGCTGCTCGCGATCGAGTGCTTGGATCTGGCTCTTCTCGTCCACGCTGAGCACCAATGCGCGGTTGGGCGGCGACAGATATAGGCCAACGATATCACGGACCTTGTCGACGAACAGCGGATCGCTGGACAGCTTGAACGTCTCCGAGCGATGCGGCTGCAATCCAAAGGCCGCCCAGATTCGGCGGATCGTGGTATGTGAAAAGCCGGTCGCGCCTGCCATCGAACGGATTGACCAGTGGGTCGCGTCATCTGGCTTCGAGCGCAGTGTCCGCTCGATCACGGCTGCCACCTGATCATCCGCGATCGTCCGGGGTCTGCCTGGTCGAGCTTCGTCCAGCAGCCCCTCGATACGATCCTTGAGAAAGCGCCTGCGCCACTTGCCGACTGTGTGCTCGTGCACGCCCAACTCAGCCGCCACGACCTTGCTCTGGATGCCGTCTGCACATCGTAAGATGATCCGGCATCGTTCCGACATCGAACGGGACACTCGCCGTCGGCGCACCTGCCGCTCCAGATATTCCCGTTCCTCCGCTTCCAGAACCACTGGTTTCGTCGGTCTGCCGATAGCGTTGGCCATACTGCGCTCCTCTCGCGCAGGCAGCATACAATGAAGCTTATTTCAGTTCCAGATGACTAGAAACCGGCCTGATACGTCAAGGCCGTGTGCGGGGAGCCAGAGGTCGGCTGCTAAGGCGGCAACCCTGGGGCGGACAGACCTGCGGAGAGGGGTTGCCAGTGGCTACGAGCGTTTTTCCGACGAGCAAAGACGAATATTTCGAGCAATTGCGGCAGCCGCCGTTGCTCGCATGGCCAACGGCGATCCTGTTTGTCGTGTCGATGCTGGGGATCGGCACCGTCTGGTACCTGGCGTTGACAGAGCAAATTGCGCTTGGGCAAGGCGCAATCGCCAACGGACTGCTTACTTACCTGCTGTTCAGCGTCATTCACGATGCGTCGCATTGTTCGCTGTCGCGCGTCGGCTGGCTGAACGAATCGATTGGGGCGATCGGCCTGTTCTTTCTCTTTCCCTATGCGCCGATGGTGCTGTTGCGGTGGGTTCACAACAAGCATCACAGTTTTGCCAATGGCCCGATTGACCCGGATCTGTTCGAACACGAATCGCCGTGGTGGCAGGTGCCATTCCGCTGGACGTTCTTCGATGGCGCCTACATCTATTACTTCGTCAAATACGGGCAGTCCGTGCGCAAGCGGCACGGAATGCAGCTGGTCGTCTTTTACTCCTTCCTGGTGACGCTGTTCGCCGGAGCGCTCTATCTCGGCTACGGGCTGGAGCTGTTCATGCTGTGGTTTATCCCATCGCGGATCTCTCTGTTTATGATCGCGATCGTGTTCGTCATTCTGCCGCATTATCCCGCCGTGGTGGCCCAAGACGAAGATCCTTATATGGCGACGACCATGCGGTTCGGGTTCGAATGGCTGCTGACCCCGCTGCTGGTCTATCAGAACTATCACCTGATCCATCACCTCTATCCGGAGATACCCTTCTACCGGATGCACAAGGCCTATCACCTGCGCTACGATGAGATCAACGCGCAGGACATTCCGCGGCAGACTGCTTTTGGGCTGGCACCGGAAAATATCGAATCGCACCGGGCTTTCCGGCGGATGAAGGATGCGATGGCGGTTCCTGCCGAATAAAGCATCAGCTGGCCATTTACATTTCTGCGAAACAGCGGACGCCAACCTTCCTGTTGGGGGGCACGGGTGCAGTCTACGGTTTGGCCTCAGTGCCCAATCGAAACGCCGCCGTGGCGCTTTGGACGGGGCGCTAGCCAGATCAATGCCGCAGCGAAGGACAGGATTGTCGAGGTCGTCCAGAAGACATGGAGCACGGACAGTGTCGTCGCTTCAAGCTCGGCCATGTTGTTGAGCATCTGCAAGGCTGCTTCAGGCGAGAAACCGAGACCAGCGATCGAACTGCCAGCGGCTCCCGGTTCTAGTGCGCTGACGATATCGTTGCGCGCCGCGCGCTGGGTGTCGCCCCAATAGGTCAGTGAAACCGAAGTGGCGAATGCCGTCGCAATGGTGCGCATGAAACTCTGCAAGCCGGCGGCGGATGCGACTTCGTGCTCTTCGACGGTATTCAACGTCAGGTTGATGATCGGCAGCATGAAGAATGTCATGCCGAGCCCCGAAACGAACTGGGGCAAGCTCAGGGTCCAGAAATCGCTGTCGCTGGTCCAGAAGACCCGCATAAGCCCCACAGTCGATATCCAGAATATGCCTATCGAAACCAGCAAGCGGGGATCGAGCCGCGGCATCAGCATCACCACAAGAGGTGCTGTCAGAAGTCCGGCGATGGCGGTAAATGACGACGAATAGCCGGCTTGAGTCGCGGTGTAGCCCAACCAGGCCTGTTGCCACTGCGGGATAATCACAAAGCCCGCGAAATAGGCGCCAAAACTGATCGCGAGGACTACGAGGCTGACACTCAGCCCCCGATGCCGCAGAACCCGCAGATCGACGACCGGATGGTCTTCGGTGAGTTCCCAGACGACAAAAATCAGGAATGCGACAGCCGACGTTATCGCCAGCACGACGATCAGCGGGTCACCGAACCAGTCATGGTTGCGGCCAATATCGAGGATGACCTGCAAGCAGCCGACCCAGATCACCAGCAGCACAAGTCCAACATAATCGATTGGCAAGACGCGGCGTTCGGTTTCGATCGGGCGAAGGAGGACTGCCCCGCCGACGATGGCGAGCAATGCGACCGGCACGTTGATGAGGAATATCCAGTGCCAGGACCAGTTATCGGTCAGCCACCCCCCGATGATCGGGCCGAGTGCGGGGCCAAGCAACAAGGTCATCGCCCACATGCCCACGGCAATATTCTGCTGCTCGGGCGGGAACACCCGCAGCAGCAGGGTTTGCGACATCGGCATCAGAAAGGCGCCGAAAATGCCCTGTCCGATGCGGCACATCACCAGCATTTCGATCGAGACCGAAAGCCCGCAGAGCATCGAGAAGAAGCCGAACCCCAACATGCTGAACAGGAAGGTGCGAACCGAGCCGAACCGGAACGCGATCCAGGCTGTCAGGGGGACGCAGATCGCTTCGGCAATCGCATAGGAGGTGATAACCCACGCGCCTTGCTCGAGCGTGATGCCGAGGCTGCCTGCAATGTGCGGGATCGAGACATTGGCAATCGTCAGGTCGAGGATCACCATGAAGTTTGCAAAGGCCAGGGTCAGCCCCGCGACCAGTCGCAGCGAGGGCGGAATACCCGTCGAAGCGGTCGCGGAGCCGGTTGCCATTGTCAGTCGCCCGACACGTCGATTTCGACTTCCATCGACAGGCCGACCCGCAGCGGGTGGCGCTTCAGCTCGGCAGGATCGAGTTCGATCCGCACCGGCAGGCGCTGGACGACCTTGATCCAGTTGCCAGTCGCGTTCTGGGCGGGGATCACGGCCATCGACGCGCCGGTGCCGCCCGAAAAGCCGACCACCTTGCCGCGATAGGTCACACTCGAGCCATAGAGGTCAGCCGTCAGCTCGGCAGGCATGCCGATCCGCACCCGCTGCAACTGGTTTTCCTTGAAATTGGCTTCGACATAGACCTTGGTCAGCGGGACAACCGCCATGACAATCTGACCCGGATTGAGCCGTTGCCCGATCTGGACTTGTAGCTTGCTGACGACACCGTCGATGGGCGCGCGGATTTCCGTGCGGTCGAGATCGAGCTGTGCCGCATCGCGCCGCGCCATCGCAGCGAGCACGGCGGGATCGGTGTTCTCGCTCAATCCGCTTACCAGCGCGGTGTTCGCGGCAAGCTGGCCTTGCGCCGCGCGCCGCGACGAACTGGCCTCATCGATGGCGCCGCGCGCTGCATCAAGTGCAGCGAGCGTGGTGGCAAAAGTCCTACGCGCTTGGGTGAGTTCCTCGCCTGAAACCGCCCCGCTTGCGGCGACGTTTTCCCGGCGTTGCAGGTCGATCCGGGCTTTGTCATGCTCGGCCTGGGCCGTGCGATAGCGCGCCTGCACTTGGGTAAGGCCAGCGCCTGAGCTGTCCACCTGTGCCGCCAAAGCGGAGGTGTTGGCGACCGTCTGGCGGAACCGCCGACGCGCTGCGGCCAAATCTGCTTCCGCCTGCGCCAGCGCAATCTTTGCGTCGGCCTGATCGAGCCGGATAAGCACGTCCCCAGCCTTGACCTGCTGGGTGTCGCGCACAAGCACTTCGGTTGCCGACCCCGCAATCAGCGGCGTTACCTGCGCTGTCTGCGCGTTGACATAGGCATTGTCCGTGCTCACGAAATTTCGGGCGACCAGCACATACCACGCCCCCCAGGCAAGTCCGATCACGGCCAGCACAACGGCAAGGCGCACAAGCCATCGCTTCCGCGCCGCCTTGCGCGATTGGGTCAGCGCCGGATCGACGGCGGGGGTTTCGGGCGAAGTGTCGGTCATGGGTTGGTCGGTTCCGGTGAAGGTTGAGCGTCGGCAACAAATCCACCGCCAAGCGCGCGGATCAGGGCAAGCGTTGCGCCGCGCTCGAAGGTTTCCAGCCCGATCACGGCGAGCCGCAGTTCGTGAACACTCTTTTCGCTGGCCAGCACATCCAGCCGGCTGGCCAATCCTGCCGTGTAGCGATTGCGCACCAACGCCAGCGCATCTTCGCTCGCGTTCAGGGCAGAACGGGCTGCCGCAAGCCGCTTATCCGCCGACTCGCGCTGCGTCACCGCGTCGGCGACTTGCTGGAACGCGGAAATGACCGTCTGGTTGTAGCTCGCAACAGCCTCATCATAGTCGGCACCGGCGCGGCCATATTGCGCCCGAAGCGCGCCGCCCTGAAAGATCGGCAGGCTGATCGCCGGGCCGACCGCCCCGAACTGAGACCGGGAATCGATCAGATTGCCAAAGCCAAGCGCCTGCAGCCCGATCAAGGCGCTCAGATTGACCGATGGAAAGAATCCGGCGCGCGCCACCTTGATGCGGCTCGCCGCCGCCTCGACCCGCTCGCGTGCCGCCACGATGTCCGGACGCCTGCCCAGCAGGTCTGTTTTCAGCCCGGGCGGAATGCTCAGAGGGGTTGATGGTGAAAGCGGCGGCCTGGTGACGGCAAGGCCCCGATCGGGCCCCGCCCCTAACAATGCGGCGAGCTGATTTCGGCGCAGGCCGATGCTTTCTTCGACCGCAGCAAAGTCCTGCTCGGCATCAGCCAGCTCTGCTTCGGCACGGCGCACATTTATCCGATTGTCGAGGCCGTTGCGCTCACGCTCGGCAACAAGGGCCAGCGTGGCGCGGCGATTGGCCAGCACGGCGTCGGCATTGTCGCGTTCGCGGTAGTGCCTGCCGAGTTCCGCGTAGGCTGCCGTGATCGCCACCGAGAGCACGAGCCGCGCCTGGGCGGCATCGACCACCGCTGCGCGCGCGTCGGAAGTCGCGGCGGCATGGGCGGCGCGATTGCGGCCCCACAGGTCAAGGTCGAAACCGAATGATAGCGAGGCCTGGCCATAGTCTCGCCAGCTATCGGGGAGGAATTGCGCAGGAATGCCGGTGTTGCCGCTCTGGCGGCGCAATCCGCCTTCCGCGTTTGCCGTGACGGTCGGCAGCCGCGCCGCGCCCACACGCTGTGCCTCTGCTTCCGCGCGCCTAATTCTGGCCAGGGCAATCGCCACTTGCGGCGAGTTGGCGAGACCTTCCTCGATCAGCAAAGTCAGCTGCGGATCGCCCGCAAGCCGCCACCACTGGTCTGGCAACCAACCTGTATCGCCGCGAGGAGCGAGCGTCTGCGTAGCTTCGATGGTCTCGGCAGTCAGAATGGCGGGCCTGTCCCCGCGTTCCGGGATTGATGCGCACGCCGACAGCGCAAGCGCCGCGCCAACAACCGGGAATAGCCTCAGGTCAGCTAACATAGGCCCCCCTGCCACTCGCGAGCAGTCGGTGCGCAGAATCCTCGATTCTGGTTTCCGCGACGCTCAACTGCTTGCCCAGTTTGACCACACTGCCAATCGCGCGCAGCGGCCCGGAGGTTGCAGGACGGTGAAAATCGACGCGGAGGTCGGCAGTCGCCCGGGCGGTGCCGCCCAACGCGTTGACGGTGTAAAGTCCGGTCAGGTCGATCAATGCCGACAAGATGCCGCCATGCGCCGACCCGATCATCGGGTTGGATACGATCTCGTCCCGCCACGGCGTTTCGAGGATCAGTTCCCGCTCGGTCAGATCGACAATATCGAGGCCGAGCCAGCGGTGAAACGGCGCGATGTGAAGCATGTTGCGCAGGTCGGCGAGTTCGGGCCGTTCGGTGCGGCTGGTCATTTTGCATCGCTCATTGCATGCGTTTGCATCAGGAAGCCGGCAATCGCCGCGCCGAAAACATCGTTCTGGTCGCCGACCACCATGTGCGTGGCATCGGCAATGTCGCTGT
This sequence is a window from Croceicoccus naphthovorans. Protein-coding genes within it:
- a CDS encoding DHA2 family efflux MFS transporter permease subunit; its protein translation is MATGSATASTGIPPSLRLVAGLTLAFANFMVILDLTIANVSIPHIAGSLGITLEQGAWVITSYAIAEAICVPLTAWIAFRFGSVRTFLFSMLGFGFFSMLCGLSVSIEMLVMCRIGQGIFGAFLMPMSQTLLLRVFPPEQQNIAVGMWAMTLLLGPALGPIIGGWLTDNWSWHWIFLINVPVALLAIVGGAVLLRPIETERRVLPIDYVGLVLLVIWVGCLQVILDIGRNHDWFGDPLIVVLAITSAVAFLIFVVWELTEDHPVVDLRVLRHRGLSVSLVVLAISFGAYFAGFVIIPQWQQAWLGYTATQAGYSSSFTAIAGLLTAPLVVMLMPRLDPRLLVSIGIFWISTVGLMRVFWTSDSDFWTLSLPQFVSGLGMTFFMLPIINLTLNTVEEHEVASAAGLQSFMRTIATAFATSVSLTYWGDTQRAARNDIVSALEPGAAGSSIAGLGFSPEAALQMLNNMAELEATTLSVLHVFWTTSTILSFAAALIWLAPRPKRHGGVSIGH
- a CDS encoding IS701 family transposase, with protein sequence MEADWRSELEVWLAPFATALRNKTRRRMCPAYIAGLIGPGDRKSVQPIAARDDEVSYDRLHHFVSRGVWDEAPLEAALLAEADRQVGGDNAWLIIDDTALPKKGRHSVGVAPQYASALGKNANCQTLVSVTLASREVPVMVGLRLFLPESWTSDAARLDRAGVPAELRRYRTKPEIALAEIDRVHAAGVRFGCVLADAGYGLSAPFRQGLSERGLTWAVGIPFKQKVYPADVSMVFPVATQGRPRKNAIPDITSISAQTMLETVPWRKVSWRRGTKGKLSARFAAVRVRVADGPPQRIHDMGAQHLPGEEVWLVGEHRSTGERKYYLSNLPANTPIKQLAGAIKARWVCEQAHQQLKEELGLDHFEGRSWKGLHRHALMSMIALAFLQSLRLKLAKGGKKNLGPTAETEPAGNQASHH
- a CDS encoding EmrA/EmrK family multidrug efflux transporter periplasmic adaptor subunit; protein product: MTDTSPETPAVDPALTQSRKAARKRWLVRLAVVLAVIGLAWGAWYVLVARNFVSTDNAYVNAQTAQVTPLIAGSATEVLVRDTQQVKAGDVLIRLDQADAKIALAQAEADLAAARRRFRQTVANTSALAAQVDSSGAGLTQVQARYRTAQAEHDKARIDLQRRENVAASGAVSGEELTQARRTFATTLAALDAARGAIDEASSSRRAAQGQLAANTALVSGLSENTDPAVLAAMARRDAAQLDLDRTEIRAPIDGVVSKLQVQIGQRLNPGQIVMAVVPLTKVYVEANFKENQLQRVRIGMPAELTADLYGSSVTYRGKVVGFSGGTGASMAVIPAQNATGNWIKVVQRLPVRIELDPAELKRHPLRVGLSMEVEIDVSGD
- a CDS encoding fatty acid desaturase — protein: MATSVFPTSKDEYFEQLRQPPLLAWPTAILFVVSMLGIGTVWYLALTEQIALGQGAIANGLLTYLLFSVIHDASHCSLSRVGWLNESIGAIGLFFLFPYAPMVLLRWVHNKHHSFANGPIDPDLFEHESPWWQVPFRWTFFDGAYIYYFVKYGQSVRKRHGMQLVVFYSFLVTLFAGALYLGYGLELFMLWFIPSRISLFMIAIVFVILPHYPAVVAQDEDPYMATTMRFGFEWLLTPLLVYQNYHLIHHLYPEIPFYRMHKAYHLRYDEINAQDIPRQTAFGLAPENIESHRAFRRMKDAMAVPAE
- a CDS encoding hotdog fold thioesterase; its protein translation is MTSRTERPELADLRNMLHIAPFHRWLGLDIVDLTERELILETPWRDEIVSNPMIGSAHGGILSALIDLTGLYTVNALGGTARATADLRVDFHRPATSGPLRAIGSVVKLGKQLSVAETRIEDSAHRLLASGRGAYVS
- a CDS encoding efflux transporter outer membrane subunit; this encodes MLADLRLFPVVGAALALSACASIPERGDRPAILTAETIEATQTLAPRGDTGWLPDQWWRLAGDPQLTLLIEEGLANSPQVAIALARIRRAEAEAQRVGAARLPTVTANAEGGLRRQSGNTGIPAQFLPDSWRDYGQASLSFGFDLDLWGRNRAAHAAATSDARAAVVDAAQARLVLSVAITAAYAELGRHYRERDNADAVLANRRATLALVAERERNGLDNRINVRRAEAELADAEQDFAAVEESIGLRRNQLAALLGAGPDRGLAVTRPPLSPSTPLSIPPGLKTDLLGRRPDIVAARERVEAAASRIKVARAGFFPSVNLSALIGLQALGFGNLIDSRSQFGAVGPAISLPIFQGGALRAQYGRAGADYDEAVASYNQTVISAFQQVADAVTQRESADKRLAAARSALNASEDALALVRNRYTAGLASRLDVLASEKSVHELRLAVIGLETFERGATLALIRALGGGFVADAQPSPEPTNP
- a CDS encoding IS630 family transposase; its protein translation is MANAIGRPTKPVVLEAEEREYLERQVRRRRVSRSMSERCRIILRCADGIQSKVVAAELGVHEHTVGKWRRRFLKDRIEGLLDEARPGRPRTIADDQVAAVIERTLRSKPDDATHWSIRSMAGATGFSHTTIRRIWAAFGLQPHRSETFKLSSDPLFVDKVRDIVGLYLSPPNRALVLSVDEKSQIQALDREQPVLPMMPGMPERRTHSYVRHGTTSLFAALDIASGFVIGKCYKRHRAAEFLDFLKQIDAQVPPDLDVHIIMDNYATHKTALVRTWLARRPHYHVHFTPTSASWINQVERWFAELTRKQLKRGVHTSTSELEQDIRTFIERHNENPKPYRWTKSADEILASVKRFCQTAERTLCGEL